TGCGGCCAAAAAGTTCTTGTTGGGAAGCGAACCATTAAGAAACGAAACTCTTTCACAAAGATTATCTAGAGCGTTTAACGAGTTTTACAGGGGCAAATCTCTAGGGTTTTATAAAAAAGAGCTTGAAAAAATAGAAAAACTGAGTTTAGAAGAACTTAATAGATTTATAAAGTCTCATCCTGAGATTAATAAGCTGTCGTTTTCTATAGTTACAAAGTAGATGTTGAGTTATTGGTGTATTAGTATATTCGAATCACGAATAACTAGTTACGAATGATGAATTAGAGGGAGAGGGATTATAAACCAACTACCGCACTGCAATTATATCAAGATTTTTTTAAATAAAGTAAAATTATTAGTATATTGATGTATTGGCATATTTGAGTTATGAATGACAAATCAACTAGTGATGAGTGATCAGTTTACCGATTACTGCTCACTATTCACTGTTTACTCATCACTGATTAAAAGGCAAAAGTTGCAAATAGATGCTAAAGATTTTGAAAAATTTAAAAGACTTGGTATCTCAAATATACTTGAACTATCTATTATCGCGCCGGTAAAATATTTTGATTTTAGGCTTAAAAAGTTTGTTCCTTTCGGAACTGAGGGGCTTTTTGAAATCGAAGTTAAAGATGTTATAAAAACTCAAAAATACCTAAAAATTGAGACGTTTTGTGTAAACTTTCAAAAAGAGATGGAGCTTATCTTTTTTAAATACTCTCCATATCATCAAAAAGTTTTTTGGAAAAACGTTTCGCTTTTTGTTTATGGAAGACTTGAATACAACTTTTCAAAATTTCAGCTTATACAGCCTAAAAAGATTCCTTCTGCTAGGGTGGGGAAAATATATCCAAGCTACAAAACTTCAATAAGAGCCGACATCTTTAGAAATTTGATAGAAAAGTATGTAAAAAAAGAGAGTCTGATAAATGAAGGTGTTTTGGAAAAATATGCCGAAGAAATCGAAAAAATCCATTTTCCGGATAGTTCATTTTTAGAGAGTTTTCAAAAAAGAAAAGGGTTTGAGGATGAGTATCTTAAGGCTTTGAAGTTTGTTGAGATATACAACCACTTAAAAGAGCTCAAATCGAAAAGGAAATTTTTGCCTGCGCTAATGAACTGCAAAAAGGATATTGAGCCTTTTTTGAAAAACCTTCCTTTTGTGCTAACAAAAGATCAACTAAAGGCGATATATGATATAAAAAAAGATATAGCAAAAAATATTGCGGCTAGAAGAGTCATCATAGGTGATGTTGGAAGCGGCAAAAGTATAGTTATGTTTGCGACGGCTTTTTTAGCCTATCCAAATAGAACTATTTTAATGGCTCCAACAACCATTTTGGCAAATCAGCTCTATGATGAGGCAAAAAAGTATCTTCCTTCATATATAAAAATTGCTCTAATAACATCTTCATCAAAAGAGGAGTATTTGGATGATTTTCATTTTATTATAGGAACGCATGCTCTTTTGTATAAAAATCTGCCGAAAGCTTGCGTGATTATGGTAGATGAACAGCATAGGTTCGGAACGAACCAAAGGAACAGACTTAAAAAGCTTATTGAACAAAACAGAAAATCTCCCCACTATTTTCAATTTTCTGCAACTCCTATTCCAAGAACTCAAGCCTTGATAGATTCGAGTTTAGTTGATTTTAGTTTTATAAAAGAGACTCCTTTTAGAAAAGATATTACATCAAAAGTTGTTTCAAAAGAGGATTTTAAAGAGCTTTTGGTTCATATAAAAAACGAGATAGATAATAATAGGCAAGTTTTAGTAGTGTATCCTTTGATAGAATCGAGCGAAAATTATAGATACAAATCTTTAGAAGAGGCCGCATCCTTTTGGAAAAAATATTTTCAGAACGTTTTTATTACTCATGGAAAAGATAGAGAAAAAGAGGATGTTTTGATAGAGTTTAGAAAAAATGGAGATATTTTGCTTGCTACTACCGTAATAGAAGTAGGAATATCTTTGCCAAGATTATCAACAGTCATTATAGTAGGCGCTGAAAATTTAGGTTTAGCTACCTTGCACCAGCTTAGAGGAAGAGTCAGTAGAACCGGTCTTAAGGGATACTGTTTTTTGTATACCGAAGATAAAAACAATAAAAGATTAAACGAATTTGCAAAAGTAAGCAGCGGTTTTCAGATAGCGGAACTGGATCTAAAATATAGGCAAAGCGGCGATCTGTTGAAAGGAAAAGAGCAAAGTGGCAAAAGTTTTAGGTGGATTGATCTTGGCCAAGATAAAGAGATAATAGAAGAGGCGAAAAAAATAGTCGATAGTCTTTAGTCGAAAGTCTTAGTATAGTTAACTAAAGACTTCAAACTAAAGACTTATGAGCTTATCAATAAAGACCAAATCTACCGTCGGCTCTTTTGTAAAGGACTCTTATTTTCCCTGTTCTATCTTCAAAAACTATGAAGTATTTGTCGCTATTTTTTAGATACTCTATAGCTTCTTCTATCTCAACAGGTTTATCGATATCAAGCTGATGAGGAACAACGTCTTCTGAATATTTTAAAGCTTCGTTGATCTCCTCTTGAAGCATAGGCTCGGCCATTATCTCTTCTAGGGAAATATTTTTGTGATTTTTGATTTTGTCCGCATATCTTCTTAACACTTTGCTTGCTCTATCAATTGCCAAATCGATTGCAGCGTATACGTCTTTGTCTTTTTGTTTTATAACCACGTTTCCTTTTTTTGCGATATGGATATCAAACTCAACATTGTACCCTTTTGAGCCTTTTCTTTCATCTCCGGATACCGTAACGTTTGTACCGGTAATATCAAGATTGTATTTGTTAAGTCCATCTATCGCTTTATAGATATAATCTTTGATACTGTCTGTTAAATCGAAAGATTTTCCGTATATATGAATGTAATCCATTTATCATCCTTTTTTTTCTAAAGTTTCTTTAAATTTTAACAAAATAAGGCTTAAGAAGGGTTAATATGAGGAGTAAGCTATCATCAAGGTTTTTGAATCGTTCTTCTATGGTATCTTATGGGTTCGTCTGATTGTAGATTGGTTACAAAAGTATCGATGATAACCGTTGCGTTTGAGTCGGAGGTGGATATGTTGTTGTCTAATATTTTTGAAGAAGTGCAGGGCAAATTTTTACCTATATAATATATCGATACGTTAATATCAAAACTTGGTGCGTTTGCGGGATATCTTAGGTCTATTTTCTCTACGCATCCGTTTGTAGTATCCGTTTTGTGTCCAGATATTGCTAAAAGTGCATATTCAGTTGCGCTTCTAGCTAGTAGCTCGGCTTGTTCTTTTAGATATATATCGCCCGTCTGTTTAGCGCTCTGAGTAGAAAGGGATAACATAAGTACCAAAAGTGTCGCCATAAAAACTAAAATGATAATTGCCGTAATTAAACTAAAAGCTTTTCTCATCAATAAACCACTTTCTCTTTGCAAAAAGATATATTGAAATCGTTTGTTATCGGTTTATAGAGACAAAGTTTCAGACGTATTACTTGATCATCCTGCCTAAATTTAAATACCGAAACGTTTTTTGCCAAAATTGTACTATTTCCATCACTGTACTTATCGCCTTTCCAAGGTCTATAGTTGTAATATAGCGTTAGTTGCGAATTGTCTAAATCAGGAACTATTGCGTATGCAGTCCATGTAAGATAATACTGCTCGGTAATCTCTTTTCCGTCTAGAGTAGGTGATATTTGTAAAATGTTATTGTTATAACCTGTTATATCAAAAACATAATCTCTACTGTTACAATTTATGGGATCGGCTTCATCGTAGCAGTTCCAGCCGTACTGCTTTATGTCAAAACCTGCGTAAAGTCCTTTAAAAACAAGTCCCATATTGCCGTTAGTTAGCGTAACGGAACCGTTAGATAGAGCGGTAACTATAGAATCGGTTATGTTTAAATCGCTTCCGGGCGTTTTTATCTGAGTTGAGTTTGTTTCTGTACTATAAAGATCCACAAAACCGCTCCATCCTGGGGTTATTATATTTTTACTCCTATTCCACGCTCCTTTGAAACTATCGTTATCGTAGCTTATCCATTCCAATATTTTATAATCGTCGTCGGCGGTGGATAGTGAGGTTATATTTGTGTCATTTGGAGGCAGTCTTCTCGCAATTGTTGCTTCTTTAATTCTAAATTGCAATCTTTTTGCTATCTGTTCAAGTATCAATTCCGTTTTTGTCTCTAGTTCGTTTATGGTTCTATTGACTACATAATCTTCATAGAGTCTTGATATTATCTGAGCACTTATTGCTCCAATGATTGAGAGGATTACTATAACAAAAATCAGCTCGATTAAAGTAAACGCTCTTTTCAATCAAAAAGTCCTGCTTAAGAGATTAGTGGCGCCTATATTTGATGCATAACTTCTAAAGACTGCTATAACTTCGCCCGTTTGATTATCGGTTATTGTAACTTCTATCATCTTTATATTGGTTGAACCGCTTTTTTG
This Nitrosophilus labii DNA region includes the following protein-coding sequences:
- the recG gene encoding ATP-dependent DNA helicase RecG, which gives rise to MQIDAKDFEKFKRLGISNILELSIIAPVKYFDFRLKKFVPFGTEGLFEIEVKDVIKTQKYLKIETFCVNFQKEMELIFFKYSPYHQKVFWKNVSLFVYGRLEYNFSKFQLIQPKKIPSARVGKIYPSYKTSIRADIFRNLIEKYVKKESLINEGVLEKYAEEIEKIHFPDSSFLESFQKRKGFEDEYLKALKFVEIYNHLKELKSKRKFLPALMNCKKDIEPFLKNLPFVLTKDQLKAIYDIKKDIAKNIAARRVIIGDVGSGKSIVMFATAFLAYPNRTILMAPTTILANQLYDEAKKYLPSYIKIALITSSSKEEYLDDFHFIIGTHALLYKNLPKACVIMVDEQHRFGTNQRNRLKKLIEQNRKSPHYFQFSATPIPRTQALIDSSLVDFSFIKETPFRKDITSKVVSKEDFKELLVHIKNEIDNNRQVLVVYPLIESSENYRYKSLEEAASFWKKYFQNVFITHGKDREKEDVLIEFRKNGDILLATTVIEVGISLPRLSTVIIVGAENLGLATLHQLRGRVSRTGLKGYCFLYTEDKNNKRLNEFAKVSSGFQIAELDLKYRQSGDLLKGKEQSGKSFRWIDLGQDKEIIEEAKKIVDSL
- the hpf gene encoding ribosome hibernation-promoting factor, HPF/YfiA family encodes the protein MDYIHIYGKSFDLTDSIKDYIYKAIDGLNKYNLDITGTNVTVSGDERKGSKGYNVEFDIHIAKKGNVVIKQKDKDVYAAIDLAIDRASKVLRRYADKIKNHKNISLEEIMAEPMLQEEINEALKYSEDVVPHQLDIDKPVEIEEAIEYLKNSDKYFIVFEDRTGKIRVLYKRADGRFGLY
- a CDS encoding type II secretion system protein produces the protein MRKAFSLITAIIILVFMATLLVLMLSLSTQSAKQTGDIYLKEQAELLARSATEYALLAISGHKTDTTNGCVEKIDLRYPANAPSFDINVSIYYIGKNLPCTSSKILDNNISTSDSNATVIIDTFVTNLQSDEPIRYHRRTIQKP
- a CDS encoding prepilin-type N-terminal cleavage/methylation domain-containing protein, encoding MKRAFTLIELIFVIVILSIIGAISAQIISRLYEDYVVNRTINELETKTELILEQIAKRLQFRIKEATIARRLPPNDTNITSLSTADDDYKILEWISYDNDSFKGAWNRSKNIITPGWSGFVDLYSTETNSTQIKTPGSDLNITDSIVTALSNGSVTLTNGNMGLVFKGLYAGFDIKQYGWNCYDEADPINCNSRDYVFDITGYNNNILQISPTLDGKEITEQYYLTWTAYAIVPDLDNSQLTLYYNYRPWKGDKYSDGNSTILAKNVSVFKFRQDDQVIRLKLCLYKPITNDFNISFCKEKVVY